The Macrobrachium rosenbergii isolate ZJJX-2024 chromosome 12, ASM4041242v1, whole genome shotgun sequence region CGGAACACAACGTTCTATCACCAGTGTAGGTAATAGTTTCCCATACTCAGGGAAGTGTTTTTGGACGTTGATAATTCATGCTCTGATGCCAGTGCTTTTAGtttttgaaatgaatatataatttgacGCTGGTAGTAACatgcttttattttccagtttcagGTAGTGGAagaaacaaaactgcaaaaatgttgCCCAACAGTCAGTCCTCCATCGAAGGCCCCAGCAAGACCCAGACGAGATACAAGGGGCTCTTCACTTCCCAGATGGCCCCGACCTCGAGAGCCTATTGCATACTCTTCAGCTTCTTCATCGGGGTCCTCATGATCACAATGGGATCTGTCTTCTACCACGTTATTGAGATCAAGCCCATGAGCGGGGTCCATCCTATCCACACGCCACCAGTGGCCCTCGCCTGTACACTCATAGCAGCCGGCATCGTTTTGGTGCTTTTGAGCGTTGGAGTAGCATGGAAGTAAGTTCTCAGTTCTTGTTCTTGCGTCCGAATTAGTGTTGTTATTGCTATCATTTCTTCTCCGTACTCTGGAAGTTGAggtttttcagtaataaaatgcaaattttcataGGAAAAACTTGaagattacatgatatatatgaaggaaaacaGCTGTTTCTAAATTTAAGGGTCACAGAGCCACCGTTACCAATCGAGTACTCTTTTTACTGTTTACTATATGTTCTCTAcaacgaaataaagaaaataagatttagaTGAGTAATCGTTCACCTTCCCCAGTTTGTGCACAAACTAGGAATCATTAACCTTTCCCAGCTTGTGCACAAACTAGGAATCATTAACCTTTCCCATTTTGTGCACAAACTAGGAATCATTAACCTTTCCCAGTTTGTGCACAAACTAGGAATCATTAACCTTTCCCAGTTTGTGCACAAACTAGAAATCATTAACCTTCCCCAGTTTGTGCACAAACTAGGAATCATTAACCTTTCCCAGTTTGTGCACAAACTAGGAATCATTAACCTTTCCCAGTTTGTGCACAAACTAGAAATCATTAACCTTCCCCAGTTTGTGCACAAACTAGGAATCATTAACCTTTCCCAGTTTGGACACCAACAAAATTGTTCATTACACTAATCTTTCCCTTTTTCGCAGGCTTGGTATGGATGACGGAGACGATTCTCTGGAGGACGACTCATTCGCTTTCGCCAAAGACGACATTTTGGACCAGTACCACCAGTTTCCTCCGAAGAACCCCGTCTGAGAGTTCCGCCACGCCCGTTCTCACCGTCGTATTGAATCTGTGTCAGTATGAGCGCTACTTTTTATAAGGCGATTTCCAAACACGCTTTGCAGGAGATGGAAATTATCTCCTGTTTCCCGGACGTGAGAAAATGTCAGTGAGAACGGTGTGAAACCAAAtaagaaaatgtgaagaaagtGAAACAGTGATTGCACTTAGGGGACAAGAGAATCAAACCAAAGATTTCCACCACGTGTTTTGAGGAAAGAGTCAATTTAAGACATGACAATAATCGAGAAGAACTGTCTCATTCGCACAAAGTGTTCCTTCCAAATTTGTCATGAAGAGCGTCCTTTAAAAAAGGCAGCCGTGTTTAAAACCGAAGAGCTCTATTATACACCAAAGGTGGGGAAAGTGGTGGAAGCCAGCCTCTTCAGGGCCAAATCGAGTCCTACACGTGAATGGGACACAAGCTACCCACCGCGAACAATTGGTTATTGTGCAGCGTTACTGTGCCTCAGTGATTTTACAACCAAAGTCAATCTTGTAATGTCATGGAAAATTGTGTTGAGTTGCTTAAAGCAAGTACAACGATttccagtttatttattcatgtgatgttttcactatatttttatcattatttattcgtATGCATTTGCATCACGTTTTTCATGCTGGGTACTTGTTGACATAACTTTCTGGTCAGAAAAAAAAACGGTAGCTGCATGAAGAATGGCTCAAAGGAAGTCGTTTCATGTTCTTCAACAACGTTATCAGGGTATTAAAATTAgcctaaaattatgaaaaataagttttgtaaCGTAGATGATCGTAGTATTTGACTTCAtttgcaaaatagaaattaaCGACACAATCAGGACCCATGGCAAAGACGTGGGAAACAAAGTGTTCCGACTAAAATATGAATCATAATTTGCTTCCATCCACACGCTAAGCAAAACCCTTCCTCCAGGCTCATTCATAACTGTCATATTATCATTTATTCAGATCATTGATATAGTCATACCCTACCGTTAAAGTCATCCTTCTCATAAagcatttaaaatacaaaatacacagtGAGGccttgataaaaatgtattttttttttaccgtcgaAGTGCCGGGAACTACTATTCATTCTTGATTTTCTGCTgtacttaaaaaaatgttttgtacgTAATTTCATTCCTGTGGTCATTATAAAAGACTTCTGCTTGCATAAATATCAAGAGGAACTTGTGATTTTTGTATCTTTGCCCGTgcaaatcatttactttcatattttgataGATATAGCTATACTTACTCTAGAGTGTTTATGCACTAATAAAGAGTGGTCGATGTGAAACGCAGCTATCTTTTATAAAATGCTGCTAAAACATCTGTTTTATAAAATACTGCAAAAAACCTACAATATTTTTCAATCGTGATTTTAACCTCTGTATTTAATAAAGCAGTTGAGCTGTTGTTCCTTGAAGATATTGTCTGaatcttgaaatatttaatttacacaatgtacttttatatgaatcataaaCATCATTTATAGTCTTTTCGTATGATTTCCATCCCCCAGCCCAAAAGATTAGGCAAATATCTGTGGATAAgttcactctcttttttttttttttaatgaggaccGAGAAATTAATCATTACCactgaagtaaaaataaagtgcgcctaagtttcttcggcgcaattgaattttctgtatagccgctacagcgtataatcaaggccaccgaaaatatatctgtctttcggtggtctcggtaaaatttaaccacggcccgtggtggcctgtcctataccgttgccagaagcacgattatggctaattttaatcttaaataaaataaaaactactgaggctagatggctgcaatatggcatgtttgatgactggagggtggatgatcaacataacaatttgcagccccctagcctcagtagtttttaagatctgagggcggacagaaaaagtgcggacggacagacaatagtcttcttttacagaaaactaaaaagtcttaGCAAAATACTGATCAGTGATACTTATTAAACTGCTTGATAATTCACGCCAGGAAGGCCTTACTCAGTGCTGATCAGTGACAATAGTGAAAACTGTGATAATTCAGAAAATACTAGTGAAGTTGATGGGACGCTATCAAAACATTtggagaaaaatgttaaattttatctGAACATACAATCACTGATAACCATCTGATAATCTACAATGATGATGAAAGTACTTAatcacctccctctctctctctctctctctctctctctctctctctctctctctctctctctctctctctctctctttatgtgtttaactttataaaagtgaatgaatgagAATTTCTGTCTATTAACAGTTATCTTAACACACCAAGggaattaaaacttttttattattaaagagaatttTAGCTTAGAAGATAAGTAAGCATGGACATAAAGTCATGTGGTTTCCAGGTTATAATATTCCTTCAGCACGAGCTGCTAAgaaaccccatgctgagttttgTTGCTCGTGACAGGtataaaaacatttgaaagaaatgCGTGATGTGCACAAAGACAACTGCACATGATGTAAAAGTTCAGgcaattttattcattcttactatttttgtttttacaagcgTTTCTCAGCTAATAGCtcatcattttatgttttattatttacggGAAAACCACCGTGCTACTCTCAAACAAACTAACAATAAAGTGACATAGTATTGTTT contains the following coding sequences:
- the LOC136843795 gene encoding uncharacterized protein, which produces MLPNSQSSIEGPSKTQTRYKGLFTSQMAPTSRAYCILFSFFIGVLMITMGSVFYHVIEIKPMSGVHPIHTPPVALACTLIAAGIVLVLLSVGVAWKLGMDDGDDSLEDDSFAFAKDDILDQYHQFPPKNPV